In Phacochoerus africanus isolate WHEZ1 chromosome 14, ROS_Pafr_v1, whole genome shotgun sequence, one genomic interval encodes:
- the CBX8 gene encoding chromobox protein homolog 8 has protein sequence MELSAVGERVFAAEALLKRRIRKGRMEYLVKWKGWSQKYSTWEPEENILDARLLAAFEEREREMELYGPKKRGPKPKTFLLKAQAKAKAKTYEFRSDSARGIRIPYPGRSPQELASTSRAREGLRNMGLSPPGSSSSTSSTCRVEPPRDRERDRERERERERERERERDRDRGTSRADDKPSSPGDSSKKRGPKPRKELLDPSQRPLGEPSDGLGDYLKGRKLDDAASGAGKFPAGHSVIQLARRQDSDLAQCGVASPSPAEATGKLAVDTFPARVIKHRATFLEAKGQGTLDPGGPRVRHGSGTPGSVGGLYRDMGAQGGRPSLIARIPVARILGDPEEESWSPSLTNLEKVVVTDVTSNFLTVTIKESNTDQGFFKEKR, from the exons ATGGAGCTTTCAGCGGTGGGGGAGCGGGTGTTCGCGGCCGAAGCCCTCCTGAAGCGGCGCATACGGAAA GGACGCATGGAATACCTTGTGAAATGGAAGGGCTGGTCGCAGAA GTACAGCACATGGGAACCTGAAGAAAACATCCTGGACGCTCGCCTGCTTGCCGCCTTTGAGGAAAG gGAACGAGAGATGGAGCTCTACGGCCCCAAAAAGCGAGGACCCAAACCCAAAACCTTCCTGCTCAAG GCCCAGGCCAAGGCAAAGGCCAAAACTTATGAGTTCCGAAGTGACTCAGCCAGAGGCATTCGGATCCCCTACCCCGGCCGCTCGCCTCAGGAACTGGCCTCTACTTCCCGGGCCCGTGAGGGCCTTCGGAACATGGGTCTGTCCCCGccagggagcagcagcagcaccagcagcacctGTCGAGTGGAGCCCCCTCGGGACCGTGAGCGGGACCGTGAGcgtgagagggagagggagagggaacgAGAGCGTGAGCGTGATCGTGATCGGGGCACCAGCCGTGCAGACGACAAACCCAGCTCACCAGGTGACAGCTCCAAGAAACGAGGTCCCAAGCCCCGGAAGGAACTCCTGGACCCCTCGCAGAGGCCCTTGGGAGAACCCAGTGATGGCCTCGGAGATTACCTCAAGGGCAGGAAGCTGGACGATGCTGCTTCCGGGGCAGGAAAGTTCCCAGCTGGCCACAGCGTGATCCAGCTGGCTCGAAGGCAGGACTCGGACCTGGCCCAGTGTGGTGtggccagccccagcccagctgaGGCCACAGGCAAGCTTGCTGTGGACACCTTTCCAGCCAGGGTCATAAAGCACAGGGCCACCTTCCTGGAGGCCAAAGGCCAGGGCACCCTGGACCCTGGTGGCCCCCGGGTCCGGCATGGCTCAGGCACCCCTGGCTCTGTAGGGGGCTTGTATCGGGACATGGGGGCCCAAGGGGGAAGGCCCTCTCTCATCGCCAGGATTCCAGTGGCCAGAATCCTGGGGGACCCAGAGGAAGAATCCTGGAGCCCCTCTCTGACCAACCTGGAGAAGGTGGTGGTCACCGACGTGACCTCAAACTTTTTGACCGTCACCATTAAGGAAAGTAACACGGACCAAggcttttttaaagagaaaagatga
- the CBX2 gene encoding chromobox protein homolog 2 — protein sequence MEELSSVGEQVFAAECILSKRLRKGKLEYLVKWRGWSSKHNSWEPEENILDPRLLLAFQKKEHEKEAQNRKRGKRPRGRPRKHTVMSSCSRHSKLKEPDAPSKSKSSSSSSSSTSSSSSSDEEDDSDLDAKRGPRGRETHPVPQKKAQILVAKPELKDPIRKKRGRKPLPPEQKAARRPVSLAKVLKTARKDLGPPASKLPPPLSAPVAGLAALKAHAKEACSGPSSMATPENLASLMKGMAGSSSRGGISWQSSIMHYMNRMSQSQAQAAGRLALRAPTPGKCSLGLDLKVRTQKGELGISPPGGKGPKAPSSGAVEQKAGSTGGPSHVHSSSKVPAGCLGSQPPPTQELSLQVLDLQSVKNGTPGVGLVARHTTATKGVPATNPATGKSAGGGPTGGSGAGLPTDASKSEKLTSRAAALPTPAGKRDCAKGSTAPGQEGHPASGEARKTAALSEMSTGEENSSSDSDPDSGSLPSAGQNLSVSVQTSQDWKPPRSLIEHVFVTDVTANLITVTVKESPTSVGFFSLRHY from the exons ATGGAGGAGCTAAGCAGCGTGGGCGAGCAAGTCTTCGCCGCCGAGTGCATCCTGAGCAAGCGGCTACGCAAG GGCAAGCTGGAGTACCTGGTCAAGTGGCGCGGCTGGTCCTCCAA ACACAACAGCTGGGAGCCAGAGGAAAATATCCTGGACCCGAGGCTGCTCCTGGCCTTCCAGAAGAA GGAACATGAGAAGGAGGCGCAGAACCGGAAGAGAGGCAAGCGGCCCAGGGGCCGGCCGCGGAAGCACACCGTGATGTCCTCCTGTAGCCGCCACTCCAAGCTCAAG GAACCCGATGCCCCCTCCAAATCCAAATCCAgcagctcttcctcctcctccacatcctcctcctcttcctcagatGAAGAAGATGACAGTGACCTAGATGCCAAGAGGGGCCCCCGGGGCCGTGAGACTCATCCAGTGCCTCAGAAGAAGGCCCAGATCCTGGTAGCCAAGCCTGAACTGAAGGATCCCATCCGAAAGAAGCGGGGCCGCAAGCCCCTGCCCCCAGAGCAGAAGGCGGCCCGGAGACCCGTGAGCCTCGCCAAGGTGCTAAAAACGGCCCGGAAGGACCTCGGGCCACCGGCCAGCAAGCTGCCCCCTCCACTCAGTGCTCCCGTGGCCGGCCTGGCAGCCCTGAAGGCCCACGCCAAGGAAGCATGCAGTGGCCCCAGCTCCATGGCCACCCCAGAGAACCTGGCCAGCCTGATGAAGGGcatggctggcagctccagccgAGGCGGCATCAGTTGGCAGAGCTCCATCATGCACTACATGAACCGGATGAGCCAGAGCCAGGCCCAGGCTGCTGGCAGACTGGCTCTCAGGGCCCCAACCCCTGGCAAGTGCAGCCTAGGGCTGGACCTCAAGGTGAGGACGCAGAAGGGGGAGCTGGGGATAAGCCCCCCAGGAGGCAAAGGCCCAAAGGCCCCTAGCAGCGGGGCTGTGGAGCAGAAAGCAGGGAGCACAGGAGGGCCCTCGCATGTCCACAGCAGCAGCAAGGTCCCTGCCGGGTGCCTGGGCTCCCAGCCTCCACCCACCCAGGAGCTGAGCCTCCAGGTCTTGGACTTACAGAGTGTTAAGAATGGCACGCCAGGGGTGGGCCTGGTCGCCcgccacaccacagccaccaaaGGTGTCCCTGCCACCAACCCCGCCACTGGGAAGAGTGCAGGGGGTGGCCCCACTGGGGGGAGCGGGGCTGGCCTGCCCACCGATGCCAGCAAGAGTGAGAAGCTGACTTCCAGGGcggcagccctgcccacccctgcaGGCAAGAGGGACTGTGCCAAGGGCAGCACGGCCCCTGGGCAGGAGGGCCACCCGGCCTCGGGGGAAGCCCGCAAGACGGCTGCGCTGTCCGAGATGAGCACCGGTGAGGAGAACAGCAGCTCTGACTCGGACCCCGACTCGGGCTCACTGCCCAGCGCCGGGCAGAACCTGTCTGTATCCGTCCAGACCAGCCAGGACTGGAAGCCTCCCCGCAGCCTCATCGAGCACGTCTTCGTCACCGACGTCACTGCCAACCTCATCACAGTCACCGTGAAGGAGTCTCCCACCAGCGTGGGCTTCTTCAGCCTGAGGCATTACTGA